The following are from one region of the Actinomycetota bacterium genome:
- a CDS encoding FGGY-family carbohydrate kinase, with amino-acid sequence MSEKFIISHDVGTGGSKAVLTDLGGNILASCFEPYPTSYPQPHWAEQDPRDWWRAVTGSTRKVLKESRVNPRQVVGMGFAAQMLGVLPVDEKGVPLRPAIIWIDSRADEQAARLVRRFGGPRVVMAVAGAVPSGKDVICKILWIKEKEPEVFSATHKVLDVNGYLVFRATGNMIIDHTGAGVTGILKNKTREWDQMFARILGIPLEKMPDIKSSVEVVGLLTREAAEEMGLQPGTPVIGGMGDVPAAATGSGALEHGDAHIYLGTSGWLVVSVRKPKNLGKNGIVSVASADPEMFLMIGETETAGACLKWFADNFATAEERKEAERRGDEMAIFAVLDEVVEGVEPGSARLLFTPWLFGERAPITDTTIRSAFVNLSLNHRREHVLRSIYEGVAYNFRWLVDTVAGAGFPCRTLRAIGGGARSDVWMQIMADVTRRSIEAVADPQEAGAIGCALAVAVALGEYNGYRDLKRVVRVRRTFEPDPGCCTEYDELYQVFRRLYGNLCGLCRRLNQAEEACEAV; translated from the coding sequence CGGGACTGGTGGAGGGCGGTGACTGGGAGTACCAGGAAGGTCCTCAAGGAAAGCCGCGTCAATCCCCGCCAGGTGGTGGGCATGGGCTTCGCCGCCCAGATGCTGGGGGTCCTTCCGGTGGACGAGAAGGGCGTTCCCCTGCGCCCGGCCATCATCTGGATAGACAGCCGGGCCGACGAGCAGGCCGCCAGGCTGGTGAGGAGATTCGGCGGCCCCCGGGTGGTCATGGCCGTGGCCGGGGCGGTGCCCTCGGGAAAGGACGTCATCTGCAAGATACTGTGGATAAAGGAGAAGGAGCCGGAGGTGTTCTCCGCCACCCACAAGGTCCTGGACGTCAACGGCTACCTGGTCTTCCGGGCCACCGGCAACATGATCATCGACCACACCGGGGCGGGAGTCACCGGGATACTGAAGAACAAGACCCGGGAATGGGACCAGATGTTCGCGCGTATCCTGGGCATACCCCTGGAAAAGATGCCGGACATAAAGAGCTCGGTGGAGGTGGTGGGGCTCCTCACCCGCGAGGCGGCCGAGGAGATGGGCCTTCAGCCGGGCACCCCGGTGATAGGGGGCATGGGGGACGTGCCCGCCGCGGCCACCGGTTCCGGGGCCCTGGAACACGGGGATGCCCACATCTACCTGGGGACCTCGGGGTGGCTGGTGGTCTCGGTGAGGAAACCCAAGAACCTGGGGAAGAACGGCATCGTGTCCGTGGCCTCGGCGGACCCGGAGATGTTCCTCATGATCGGGGAAACGGAGACCGCCGGGGCCTGCCTGAAGTGGTTCGCCGACAATTTCGCCACCGCCGAGGAGAGGAAGGAGGCGGAACGCCGGGGGGACGAGATGGCCATCTTCGCCGTGCTTGACGAGGTGGTGGAGGGGGTGGAGCCGGGGTCCGCACGGCTGCTCTTCACTCCCTGGCTCTTCGGGGAGCGGGCCCCCATAACCGACACCACCATCCGCTCCGCCTTCGTCAACCTCTCCCTCAACCACCGCCGGGAACACGTCCTGCGCTCCATCTACGAAGGGGTGGCCTACAACTTCCGCTGGCTGGTGGACACCGTCGCCGGCGCCGGCTTCCCCTGTCGCACTCTCAGGGCCATCGGGGGAGGGGCGCGGAGCGACGTGTGGATGCAGATCATGGCCGACGTGACCCGCAGGAGCATCGAGGCGGTGGCTGACCCCCAGGAGGCGGGGGCCATCGGCTGCGCCCTGGCGGTGGCGGTGGCCCTGGGGGAATACAACGGTTACCGCGACCTGAAGAGGGTGGTGCGGGTGCGCCGGACCTTCGAGCCCGATCCCGGCTGCTGCACGGAGTACGACGAGCTCTACCAGGTCTTCCGCCGGCTCTACGGTAACCTGTGCGGACTGTGCCGACGCCTGAACCAGGCCGAAGAGGCCTGCGAAGCAGTGTAA
- a CDS encoding RuBisCO large subunit C-terminal-like domain-containing protein, with protein MLYYEAQPKALPEGIDYDDFIVATYYAALPREAIMYYLAPFLAIEQSTGTWTPVPGETPEVRAKHVAKVIGIHEVPFYEFEVPKGVEERTYVVQIAFPFRNIEHQIPMLLTAVVGNISMGGKIKLLDLYFPKKYTEGFQGPKFGIDGIYEVLGIKERRPLLNNMIKPCTGYSCEVGERLFYEAALGGCDVIKDDELIADMAFNRVEDRVRAYMAMEKRVYEETGEHTLYTVNVSDSIPKMFETAKRAVDAGANAIMVNYLAVGLPALQALAEDPDINVPILAHMDCAGALYESPISGIASHLVLAKLPRLAGADAIVFPAPYGKAPYLKDRFVYTADVMHYPLHNIKPSMPMPSGGITPEMVPTCVADLGKEIMIGSGGGIHAHPMGPTAGARAFRQAIDATMQGIPLHEYARDHQELAVALGLWEGFFKETTADTGIEAKTEHLGD; from the coding sequence ATGCTCTACTACGAAGCCCAGCCCAAGGCCCTGCCGGAGGGAATCGACTACGACGACTTCATTGTGGCCACCTACTACGCCGCCCTGCCCCGGGAGGCCATCATGTACTACCTGGCCCCCTTCCTGGCCATAGAGCAGTCCACGGGGACCTGGACGCCGGTGCCCGGGGAGACGCCAGAGGTGAGGGCCAAGCACGTGGCCAAGGTCATCGGCATCCACGAGGTGCCCTTCTACGAGTTCGAGGTGCCCAAGGGGGTGGAGGAGCGCACTTACGTGGTGCAGATCGCCTTCCCCTTCCGCAACATCGAGCACCAGATACCCATGCTGCTCACCGCCGTGGTGGGAAATATTTCCATGGGGGGAAAGATCAAGCTCCTGGACCTCTACTTCCCGAAGAAATACACCGAGGGTTTCCAGGGGCCTAAGTTCGGCATCGACGGCATCTACGAGGTCCTGGGGATAAAGGAGAGGCGCCCCCTGCTCAACAACATGATCAAGCCCTGCACGGGGTATTCCTGCGAGGTGGGGGAGAGGCTCTTCTACGAGGCGGCCCTGGGTGGTTGCGACGTGATCAAGGACGACGAACTCATCGCGGACATGGCTTTCAACCGGGTGGAGGACCGCGTCCGGGCCTACATGGCCATGGAGAAGAGGGTCTACGAGGAGACCGGTGAACATACGCTGTACACGGTCAACGTCTCGGACAGCATCCCCAAGATGTTCGAGACGGCCAAGCGCGCCGTGGACGCCGGGGCCAACGCCATCATGGTCAACTACCTGGCGGTGGGGCTGCCCGCCCTGCAGGCCCTGGCCGAGGACCCGGACATCAACGTGCCCATCCTGGCCCACATGGACTGCGCCGGGGCCCTGTACGAATCGCCCATCTCGGGCATCGCCTCCCACCTGGTCCTGGCCAAGCTTCCCCGCCTGGCGGGGGCGGACGCCATCGTCTTCCCGGCGCCCTACGGGAAGGCCCCCTACCTCAAGGACCGCTTCGTGTACACGGCGGACGTCATGCACTACCCGCTGCACAACATCAAGCCCTCCATGCCCATGCCCTCCGGGGGCATCACCCCGGAAATGGTCCCCACCTGCGTGGCGGATCTCGGGAAGGAGATCATGATCGGGTCCGGCGGGGGGATCCACGCCCATCCCATGGGGCCTACGGCGGGGGCGCGGGCCTTCCGGCAGGCCATCGACGCCACCATGCAGGGCATCCCCCTCCACGAGTATGCCAGGGACCACCAGGAGCTGGCCGTGGCCCTGGGGCTCTGGGAGGGCTTCTTCAAGGAGACCACCGCGGATACGGGCATCGAGGCCAAGACCGAACACCTGGGCGATTAG